The Lysobacter enzymogenes DNA segment CGACAAGGACACCTTCGAGACCCAGGTCGCGCTGGGCCACCTGTTCCGCCGCCGCGGCGAGGTCGACCGCGCCATCCGCCTGCACCAGGCGTTGGTGCAGCGCCCGGGCCTGAGCGACCAGCAGAAGGTGCAGGCGCTGCTGGCGCTGGGCGAGGACTACATGCGTTCGGGCCTGCTCGACCGCGCCGAGACCGTCTTCAGCGATCTGGTCGCGCTGGACATGCGCGCGCCGCTGGCGCTGCGCCACCTGATCGGCATCTACCAGGCCGAGCGCGACTGGGGCAAGGCGATCGAGAACGCGCAGCGCTTCGAGGCCGCCACCGGCGAGCCGATGGGCAAGCTGATCGCCCAGTTCGAATGCGAGCTGGCCGACCGCCACCGCGCCGCCGGCGACGCCCAGGGCGCGCGCGAGGCGGTCAAGCGCGCCTACGAGGCCGACGCCAACTCGGTGCGCGCGGGCATGCTCGAAGGCCGGATCGAAGTGGAGGCGGGCAACGACACCGCGGCGATCCGCGCGTTCGAGCGCGTCGCCCGCGCCGATCCCGACTACCTGCCCGAAGTGCTGCCGGCGCTGCTGAGCTGCTATGAGCGCAACGGCGACCCGACCGGCGCGCGCGCGTTCCTGGCCGAGATGTGCGAGCACTACCGCGGCATCTCGCCGGTGCTGGCGCTGACCCGCATGGTCGAGGCCGAGGACGGCGTGCCGGCCGCGCGCGCCTACCTCGCGCGCCAGCTCAAGGACCGCCCGTCGGTGCGCGGCGAAGCGGCGCTGATCGACCTGACCCTGGCCGAGGGCGCCGATCCGCTGGCGACCCTGCACGACCTCAAGCACATCACCGACCAGTTGCTGGTGCGCAACCCGAGCTACCGCTGCAACCGCTGCGGCTTCGGCGCGCGCAGCCACCACTGGCAATGCCCGAGCTGCAAGGAGTGGGGCACGGTCAAGCCGCTGCTCAACTACGCGGTGGTCTGAGCGATGTGGGCGTGGCTCGCCATCCATGCCGCGCTGGCCGCGGCCGGTACCTGGCTGGCGCGCGCTTACGCGCTGCGCAGCCGCCTGATCGACCAGCCCGGCGAGCGCCGCAGCCATAGCGTGGCGACGCCGCGCGGCGGCGGCATCGCCATCGTGATCGCGCTGCTGGTGGCGACCGTGTCGCTGGGGCTGAAGTTTCCCGCCTACGCGTCGCTGGCCCTGGCCTTCGGCCTGGGCCTGGCGGCGATCGCGGCGATCGGCTGGGTCGACGACCACCGCCCGCTGTCGCCGTGGCTGCGCCTGGCCGTGCACATCCTCGCCGCGGCGCTGCTGGCAGCGGCGGTCTGGCATGCGCGCGGCGATCCGTGGCTGGCCCTGGCCGCGTTCGCGTTCGCGGTCGGGCTGACCAACGTGTGGAACTTCATGGACGGCATCAATGGCCTGGCCGCCTCGCAGGCGGCCCTGGTCGCGCTGGCCCTGGCCGGGTTCGGCGGTCCGGTCTGGAGCTGGCTGGCGCTGGCCCTGCTGGCCGCCTGCGCCGGATTCCTGCCGTTCAACTTCCCGCGCGCGCGGATCTTCATGGGCGACGTCGGCAGCGGCGCGATCGGCTACGCCGTCGCAGGCCTCGGCGCCCTGGCCGCGACCGCCCAGGCCGAGCCGGCGCGGGCGCTGGTCCTGCTGATCCCGCTGGCCGCATTCATGGTCGATTCCAGCCTGACCCTGCTGCGCCGGGTGCGCCGCGGCGAGCGCTGGTGGACCCCGCACACCCAGCACGCCTACCAGGTCTGGGCGCGCCGCGTCGGCCATGTCCGGGTCACCCTCGCTTATGCGATTTTCACGCTGCTGTCCTTAGCCTCGCTGCACCTTGTGACCGAAGTCCGGATCGGTTTCATGCTGTGTATGGGGGCCGGATGGTATATATCCGCCGCTTTTTTGTGGTGGCTGATCCAACGGACCGAGCGGTCCGCGCCGTGAGCGGCGGGGTCGGCGGGCGCGACCGACCGACTCAAGATTTTCCCAAAGATTTACAGGCGAGGCAGGAATGAGCTCATTGCGTGATCGACTCAAGAGCGGACTGCCGCGTCTGGCCGTGGTCGCGCACGATCTCGCGATGGTCTGGCTGGTCTGGCAGGCGCTGCACAAGCTGCGCTTCGGCGTGATCGCGCAGCCGCCGCCGCTGCCGCTGTGGTCGACCGAGATCGCCCTGGTGCTGGCCGCGCAGGGCCTGGTGTTCTGGCAGGTCGGCCTGTACCGCGGGCTGTGGCGCTTCGCCGGCGTGCCCGACCTTTGGAACATCTTCAAGGCCTGCATGCTCGGCCTGTTCGCGATCGTGCTCGGGCTGTTCCTCTACAACCGCGTCGACCAGGTGCCGCGCACGGTGCTGGTGCTGTATCCGCTGGTGCTGATGGGCATGCTCGGCGCGCCGCGCCTGCTTTATCGCGCGTGGAAGGACAGCCGCATCGACAGCGCCAACGCGGTGTCGGTGCGGATCCTGATCCTCGGCGCCGGCCGCGCCGGCGAAGCGCTGGTGCGCGACCTGCGTCGCTTCGGCACCTATCACCCGATCGGTTTCCTCGACGACGCCGTGCGCCTGCGCGGCAGCAAGGTCCAGGGCGTGCCGGTGCTGGGCAAGGTCGAGGACGTGGCCGACATCGCGCG contains these protein-coding regions:
- the lapB gene encoding lipopolysaccharide assembly protein LapB; protein product: MEFISQWFWFFLLLPIAALSGWVIGRRGGERHSDNQVSHLSTTYFRGLNYLLNEQPDKAIELFLHIAELDKDTFETQVALGHLFRRRGEVDRAIRLHQALVQRPGLSDQQKVQALLALGEDYMRSGLLDRAETVFSDLVALDMRAPLALRHLIGIYQAERDWGKAIENAQRFEAATGEPMGKLIAQFECELADRHRAAGDAQGAREAVKRAYEADANSVRAGMLEGRIEVEAGNDTAAIRAFERVARADPDYLPEVLPALLSCYERNGDPTGARAFLAEMCEHYRGISPVLALTRMVEAEDGVPAARAYLARQLKDRPSVRGEAALIDLTLAEGADPLATLHDLKHITDQLLVRNPSYRCNRCGFGARSHHWQCPSCKEWGTVKPLLNYAVV
- a CDS encoding lipopolysaccharide biosynthesis protein; the encoded protein is MWAWLAIHAALAAAGTWLARAYALRSRLIDQPGERRSHSVATPRGGGIAIVIALLVATVSLGLKFPAYASLALAFGLGLAAIAAIGWVDDHRPLSPWLRLAVHILAAALLAAAVWHARGDPWLALAAFAFAVGLTNVWNFMDGINGLAASQAALVALALAGFGGPVWSWLALALLAACAGFLPFNFPRARIFMGDVGSGAIGYAVAGLGALAATAQAEPARALVLLIPLAAFMVDSSLTLLRRVRRGERWWTPHTQHAYQVWARRVGHVRVTLAYAIFTLLSLASLHLVTEVRIGFMLCMGAGWYISAAFLWWLIQRTERSAP